From the Marinomonas sp. THO17 genome, one window contains:
- a CDS encoding MliC family protein — protein sequence MSLSQLPLAKSAFILACLFLTACSNIDLQTQADDVSIEIENQTNLVIYRCEQDELLAYFHGNRAELKWQAKSYYLTQVVSTSGVRYFGESLSFWAHNQDAELELDTGDKVNCRLVKVES from the coding sequence ATGTCACTTTCTCAACTTCCTTTGGCAAAAAGTGCATTCATATTGGCTTGTCTCTTCCTTACTGCCTGTAGCAATATTGACCTACAAACTCAAGCTGACGATGTTTCCATTGAAATCGAAAATCAAACCAATCTGGTGATTTATCGTTGCGAGCAGGATGAGTTACTTGCTTATTTTCATGGCAATCGAGCCGAACTAAAATGGCAAGCAAAAAGTTATTATTTAACTCAAGTCGTTAGCACTTCTGGTGTTAGGTACTTTGGTGAATCTTTATCTTTTTGGGCGCATAACCAAGATGCGGAGTTAGAACTGGACACAGGTGACAAAGTCAATTGCCGTCTTGTAAAAGTAGAATCTTAG
- a CDS encoding acyl-CoA thioesterase, which produces MSDSKAKAEGRLTTRTVAMPADTNPAGDIFGGWVVSQMDIAAGICAGQRAQSRVVTVALDGMSFIRPVKVGDILGVYTRVESVGRTSMNIHVEAWVRRGRIGHREKVTEGMFKFVAIDESGKSTPIPNEEDLPDYVNHGFEEF; this is translated from the coding sequence ATGTCTGATTCAAAAGCTAAAGCCGAAGGACGTTTAACCACCAGAACGGTTGCTATGCCAGCCGATACCAATCCAGCAGGAGATATTTTTGGTGGTTGGGTGGTTTCGCAAATGGATATTGCAGCGGGTATTTGTGCAGGGCAAAGAGCACAATCTCGTGTTGTTACTGTCGCCCTAGATGGTATGAGCTTCATCCGCCCAGTGAAAGTGGGTGACATACTAGGTGTGTATACACGAGTTGAGTCTGTGGGCCGAACTTCTATGAATATTCATGTAGAGGCTTGGGTTAGACGCGGTCGTATTGGCCACAGAGAAAAAGTCACCGAGGGTATGTTTAAGTTTGTAGCGATTGATGAGTCGGGTAAATCGACCCCCATTCCCAACGAGGAAGATCTGCCAGATTATGTCAATCATGGCTTTGAAGAGTTTTAA
- the cobW gene encoding cobalamin biosynthesis protein CobW, giving the protein MQLNKIPTTIVTGFLGSGKTTLLSNVLKQAAGKRIAVIVNEFGELDIDSDLLRACPLDCDDEQSAGQRSEEGFYELANGCICCTVEEEFLPVMEQLVARRDDIDHILIETSGLALPKPLVQAFNWPGIKEHCTVDAVITVVDGPAVAAGRFAHNEEKVQAQRLADDSLDHDPSLQELLDDQLSAADLVVVSKNDLLNDVERVKVQEVIAKEVPHTVKTVYIENGEAAMDKLLGIDAASEERIEAVHNHHDHHHAHGEHHDHAHDHFDSFVVKLGEVSSDLLQEALEQLLEGHNIFRVKGFAAVHGKPMRQVFQAVGRRLDRYFDRLWQAEEIRQTQLVFIGKGIDKAAIEGALHNALSA; this is encoded by the coding sequence ATGCAACTGAACAAAATCCCTACCACCATTGTCACTGGCTTCTTGGGCAGTGGTAAAACCACCCTTTTGTCGAATGTCTTGAAACAAGCGGCTGGTAAGCGTATTGCTGTTATTGTGAATGAATTTGGTGAGTTGGACATTGACTCAGATTTACTGCGTGCTTGTCCGCTCGATTGTGACGATGAACAAAGCGCTGGCCAGCGCAGCGAAGAAGGCTTTTACGAGCTGGCTAACGGTTGTATCTGCTGCACCGTGGAAGAAGAGTTTCTGCCCGTGATGGAGCAGTTGGTCGCACGTCGTGATGATATTGACCACATTCTTATCGAGACCAGTGGTTTGGCCTTGCCTAAACCTCTGGTACAAGCCTTTAACTGGCCGGGAATCAAAGAGCATTGCACTGTGGATGCGGTTATTACGGTAGTGGATGGTCCTGCGGTAGCGGCAGGGCGCTTTGCCCACAATGAAGAAAAGGTACAAGCACAGCGTCTGGCGGATGACAGTTTAGACCACGACCCAAGTTTGCAAGAACTATTGGACGATCAACTCAGTGCTGCCGATTTAGTTGTAGTGAGTAAAAATGACTTACTGAACGATGTTGAGCGCGTCAAAGTGCAAGAAGTGATTGCTAAAGAAGTGCCTCACACAGTGAAAACCGTTTACATTGAAAATGGCGAAGCTGCAATGGATAAATTGTTGGGCATTGATGCGGCTTCAGAAGAGCGTATTGAGGCGGTGCATAACCATCATGATCATCATCATGCCCACGGTGAGCATCACGACCATGCTCATGACCATTTTGATTCTTTTGTGGTTAAGTTAGGGGAAGTATCTTCTGACTTATTACAAGAAGCGCTTGAACAATTGCTAGAGGGGCATAATATCTTCCGCGTGAAAGGCTTTGCGGCGGTGCATGGTAAGCCGATGCGTCAGGTTTTTCAGGCGGTAGGCCGACGTCTGGATCGTTATTTTGATCGTTTATGGCAGGCAGAAGAAATACGTCAGACCCAGTTAGTTTTCATTGGTAAGGGCATTGATAAGGCCGCCATTGAAGGGGCGTTGCACAACGCTTTGAGTGCATAA
- the cobJ gene encoding precorrin-3B C(17)-methyltransferase: MSKLFVMGMGPGDLGLVTPNATRALAACSDWVAYGYYLKLLGELSEGKAFHDLPLGEEIGRARLALTLAAEGKNTALISSGDIGIYAMATLVFELLDQQLQGKESHPEWLDVEIEVIPGISAMQAGASRVGAMLGHDFCTISLSDLLTPWETIDKRLHACGAGDFVVSFYNPVSKKRDWQLNHARDVLLQYRPASTPVMIGRQLTRPEEDIRFITLGELDAKEVDMFTMVSVGNSDTKHIVNGDKEWIYTPRGYSKKL; encoded by the coding sequence ATGAGTAAATTATTTGTGATGGGCATGGGGCCTGGTGACTTAGGTTTGGTCACTCCCAACGCTACACGAGCTTTGGCAGCTTGTTCTGATTGGGTGGCTTATGGCTATTACTTGAAATTACTGGGTGAATTGAGTGAAGGAAAAGCTTTTCATGATTTGCCCCTTGGTGAAGAAATTGGGCGTGCTAGATTGGCCTTAACATTAGCCGCTGAAGGAAAAAACACTGCACTGATTTCTAGTGGTGACATAGGCATCTATGCCATGGCGACCTTAGTTTTTGAATTGCTGGATCAGCAATTGCAGGGTAAAGAGTCGCATCCAGAGTGGCTGGATGTTGAGATTGAGGTGATCCCAGGAATTTCGGCCATGCAAGCTGGTGCGAGCCGTGTTGGTGCTATGCTGGGTCACGACTTCTGTACTATTTCCTTATCTGATCTATTAACGCCTTGGGAAACCATAGACAAACGTTTGCATGCCTGCGGTGCAGGGGATTTCGTGGTGTCCTTTTATAATCCAGTATCGAAAAAGCGAGATTGGCAGTTGAACCACGCGCGTGATGTGTTGTTGCAGTATCGTCCTGCGAGCACACCTGTGATGATAGGTCGCCAATTAACTCGTCCTGAAGAAGACATTCGTTTTATCACCCTAGGCGAGTTGGATGCTAAAGAGGTAGACATGTTTACCATGGTGAGTGTGGGTAACTCGGATACCAAACACATAGTAAATGGCGATAAAGAGTGGATTTACACGCCACGGGGTTACTCTAAAAAGCTTTAA
- the cobN gene encoding cobaltochelatase subunit CobN → MHLLAAKPGGFVDDEGIVDLEQSPADLVILAAADSVLGALGAALDDIAGEDYLPSVRLANWMQLVKPAAYDLYEHKVLESAKVVVVSLLGGEHYWPYGFQQLQAWCRAKTGRTLILVPGDDAEDPNLLDASNVDRDDCRRVWRYLRESGSSNAIECLRFISARFFQQDIAWRDPIPLPNTLIYHAGDVASFTQWQTHHVAKRQDQPVVLLVFYRSLLQSGNTQMFDDLLTLLSEQGLSPLAVAVSSLKDQACVAQLDDLIARSDAKVILNTTGFAANRAASPDLSSNPSEFPSTFAASLPVLQMILSASTEEDWQQQTQGLRSRDVAMQIVLPEMDGRIITRAISFKTLSHYHEAAQIDLVRYKLHPERANFVAELAARYTQLANKTNPQKRIALVLANYPTKDGRIGNGVGLDTPASTVNLLKVMKQQDYPIENVPEQGNQLIEALLGAVTNNPNSLHERGCWQSMALEDYLHYFYQLPIASQQAVWDRWGPPEEDHKCRLQNGQYRIMLAGIRLGETFVGIQPARGFNLDLAANYHDPDLVPPHSYLAFYFWLRHVYKVDALVHVGKHGNVEWLPGKGTALSDACWPDIALGPMPHFYPFIVNDPGEGAQAKRRTQAVIIDHLMPPMTRAETYGDMAELENLVDEYYQAMGMDVRRENWLREQILKKVVQSHLLEELTGIDANDDESVLEGLDAYLCEIKEAQIRHGLHRLGELPEASKLADTLVALLRLPRGNDDSSRGLLHALVSDLDINVEDFDPMQTSRKVWQASKPGILAEVSESDWRTYADTKERLELLAVKLVDKYLLQDVDLTNLAALLPLTSALLSHAKTSLLSALHLSAEQELQALLIGLAGGFVAPGPSGAPTRGRLDTLPTGRNFFSVDNRAIPSPAAWAIGQQSADALIQRHLQEHGDYPKEIGLSVWGTATMRTGGDDIAQAFALMGVRPIWAPGSNRVTDFEVVPCMQLGRPRVDVTLRVSGFFRDAFANVMRLYDAAVQAIAEFEEPGTGNVIRQNILQRKEALLSQGLSKEEAKRQASYRVFGSKPGAYGAGLQGLIDERCWDERSDLAEAYVNWGGYAYHGGKQDGVEAKKAFVDRLSRLQAVVQNQDNREHDILDSDDYYQFQGGMTNAVTQFSGQTPQVYHNDHSNPSSPKIRTLKEELNRVVRSRVLNPKWIQAMQEHGYKGAFEMTATVDYLFAYDATTDFIADYQYQQVTDALLLDPDNQAFMRDNNIHAFEEMAERLLEAIQRGMWQDTEGYQAAIQSLLLDIDQQQEQK, encoded by the coding sequence GTGCATTTATTAGCAGCCAAACCAGGTGGTTTTGTCGACGACGAAGGCATTGTTGATCTAGAGCAGAGTCCAGCTGATTTAGTCATTTTGGCAGCGGCTGATTCTGTGCTGGGAGCCCTTGGTGCGGCGTTAGATGATATCGCTGGCGAAGACTATTTACCCAGCGTACGTTTAGCCAACTGGATGCAATTGGTTAAACCAGCGGCTTATGATTTATACGAACATAAGGTATTAGAAAGTGCCAAAGTGGTGGTGGTCTCCCTGTTGGGTGGCGAACACTATTGGCCTTATGGTTTTCAGCAGTTGCAAGCTTGGTGTCGGGCAAAAACCGGTCGCACTTTGATATTGGTGCCAGGAGACGACGCCGAAGATCCCAACTTGCTTGATGCTTCTAACGTGGATCGTGATGACTGTCGGCGTGTGTGGCGTTATTTACGGGAAAGTGGCTCGAGTAATGCGATTGAATGTTTGCGTTTTATCAGTGCGCGCTTTTTTCAGCAAGATATCGCTTGGCGAGACCCCATTCCGCTACCGAATACCTTGATTTACCATGCTGGCGATGTTGCCAGTTTTACTCAATGGCAAACCCATCACGTGGCGAAAAGGCAGGATCAGCCCGTTGTCTTATTGGTGTTTTACCGTTCCTTATTACAAAGCGGTAATACCCAAATGTTTGATGATTTATTGACCTTGTTAAGTGAGCAAGGTTTGTCACCCTTGGCTGTGGCGGTCAGTTCCTTAAAAGACCAAGCTTGTGTGGCGCAATTAGATGACCTGATTGCCCGAAGTGATGCCAAAGTCATCTTAAACACCACAGGCTTTGCCGCAAATCGCGCCGCCAGCCCAGACTTGTCGTCTAACCCAAGTGAGTTTCCTTCGACTTTTGCCGCCTCGCTACCCGTGTTGCAAATGATTTTATCTGCCAGTACAGAAGAAGATTGGCAACAACAAACACAAGGCTTGCGCAGTCGAGATGTGGCCATGCAGATCGTCTTACCAGAAATGGACGGTCGTATCATCACCAGAGCCATTAGCTTTAAGACATTGAGTCATTATCATGAAGCGGCACAGATAGATTTGGTGCGTTATAAATTGCATCCTGAGCGTGCCAATTTTGTCGCGGAATTGGCGGCCAGATACACTCAACTTGCCAATAAGACGAACCCACAAAAGCGCATTGCGTTGGTATTGGCGAATTATCCAACTAAAGATGGGCGCATTGGTAATGGTGTTGGCTTAGATACGCCTGCTTCCACGGTTAACCTGCTCAAAGTCATGAAACAGCAGGATTATCCAATTGAGAATGTGCCTGAACAAGGCAATCAATTGATTGAAGCTTTATTGGGCGCTGTGACCAATAATCCCAATAGTTTGCATGAAAGGGGTTGTTGGCAAAGCATGGCGCTGGAGGATTACCTGCATTATTTCTATCAGTTACCCATAGCAAGTCAGCAAGCGGTTTGGGATCGCTGGGGGCCACCAGAAGAGGATCACAAGTGTCGCCTGCAAAACGGTCAGTACCGCATCATGTTGGCGGGTATTCGTCTTGGGGAAACTTTTGTGGGTATCCAGCCCGCACGAGGCTTTAATTTGGATTTAGCTGCCAACTATCACGACCCTGATTTGGTACCGCCACACAGTTATTTGGCCTTTTATTTTTGGCTGCGCCATGTTTATAAAGTGGATGCCTTGGTACATGTAGGCAAACACGGCAATGTTGAATGGTTACCCGGTAAAGGCACTGCTTTGTCTGATGCTTGCTGGCCAGACATCGCTCTTGGCCCAATGCCGCACTTTTATCCCTTTATTGTCAATGATCCGGGCGAAGGCGCGCAGGCTAAGCGGCGTACTCAAGCTGTTATCATCGATCACCTAATGCCACCAATGACACGAGCAGAAACCTATGGTGATATGGCGGAGCTGGAAAATCTGGTGGACGAATATTATCAAGCCATGGGGATGGATGTTCGCCGAGAAAACTGGTTGCGTGAGCAGATTCTTAAAAAAGTCGTGCAAAGTCATTTGCTTGAAGAGCTAACTGGGATTGATGCAAACGACGATGAATCCGTGTTGGAAGGGCTAGACGCCTATTTATGTGAAATTAAAGAAGCACAAATTCGTCATGGCTTGCATCGTTTAGGGGAATTGCCTGAAGCTTCCAAATTGGCGGATACCTTGGTCGCTTTGTTACGCCTACCGCGAGGGAATGATGACAGCAGTCGTGGTTTATTGCATGCATTGGTGAGTGATTTAGACATTAATGTAGAGGATTTTGATCCTATGCAGACAAGTCGTAAAGTTTGGCAAGCGAGCAAGCCAGGGATATTAGCAGAAGTCAGTGAGAGCGACTGGCGAACCTATGCCGATACCAAAGAGCGTTTGGAGTTGCTGGCAGTTAAGCTGGTGGATAAATATTTGCTTCAAGATGTTGATCTAACAAACTTAGCGGCTCTATTACCTTTGACCTCTGCCTTATTAAGTCATGCTAAAACCAGCCTTTTATCGGCATTACACCTCAGTGCAGAACAAGAGCTACAAGCATTATTAATCGGTTTAGCGGGTGGATTTGTAGCACCGGGTCCGAGTGGTGCTCCGACTCGTGGTCGTTTGGATACCTTGCCAACAGGGCGCAACTTCTTTTCCGTGGACAACCGTGCCATACCATCGCCAGCGGCGTGGGCGATTGGCCAACAATCCGCTGATGCCTTGATTCAACGTCATCTTCAAGAACATGGGGATTATCCAAAAGAAATAGGTCTGTCTGTGTGGGGAACGGCCACCATGCGTACCGGAGGTGATGATATCGCTCAGGCCTTTGCATTAATGGGGGTTCGGCCTATTTGGGCGCCGGGGTCGAATCGAGTCACGGATTTCGAAGTGGTGCCTTGCATGCAATTAGGGCGGCCGCGAGTGGATGTGACGTTACGAGTCTCTGGCTTTTTTCGTGATGCTTTTGCCAATGTAATGAGACTGTATGATGCGGCAGTGCAAGCCATTGCAGAATTTGAGGAGCCGGGCACAGGTAATGTGATTCGTCAAAACATTCTGCAGCGAAAAGAAGCTTTATTATCACAAGGGCTTTCGAAAGAAGAAGCGAAACGGCAGGCGTCTTATCGTGTGTTTGGCAGCAAACCGGGTGCTTACGGAGCGGGTTTGCAAGGCCTGATTGACGAGCGTTGCTGGGATGAACGCAGTGACTTGGCAGAGGCTTATGTCAATTGGGGCGGATATGCTTATCATGGTGGTAAACAGGATGGGGTGGAAGCCAAAAAGGCCTTTGTCGATCGTTTATCCCGTTTGCAAGCCGTAGTACAAAATCAAGATAATCGCGAGCATGATATTTTAGACTCAGATGATTATTATCAATTCCAAGGTGGCATGACCAATGCGGTAACGCAATTTAGTGGTCAGACACCACAGGTGTATCATAACGATCATTCAAATCCGAGTTCGCCGAAAATTCGCACTTTAAAAGAAGAGCTAAACCGGGTGGTGCGCTCACGGGTGTTGAATCCAAAATGGATTCAAGCCATGCAAGAGCATGGTTACAAAGGGGCCTTTGAAATGACGGCCACTGTAGATTATTTATTTGCCTATGATGCAACCACAGATTTCATTGCCGATTATCAATATCAGCAAGTTACGGATGCGCTATTGTTAGATCCAGACAATCAAGCTTTTATGCGCGATAATAATATTCATGCCTTTGAAGAAATGGCGGAACGTTTATTGGAAGCCATTCAACGGGGAATGTGGCAAGACACAGAAGGCTATCAAGCCGCTATTCAGTCCTTATTGTTGGATATAGATCAACAGCAAGAACAAAAATGA
- the cobM gene encoding precorrin-4 C(11)-methyltransferase → MTVYFIGAGPGDPDLMTVKAVKTIVSCQVILYAGSLIPTQVIDSVRGTAEAIYDTAEMHLDETTAVIEKAVKEGKNVARLQSGDPALYGAIGEQIRRLQALGIDYEVIPGVSAVAASAALLKKELTLSGVSQTVIMTRYEGKTPFPERERLPALAQSGATLAIHLGITRIHKIVEELIPHYGEDCPVAVCYRTSWPDQDFVTGTLANIVAKVRAKKFTRTSLILVGKVLDTEDFADSYLYDKSQAHIFRKIHQTEKNKG, encoded by the coding sequence ATGACGGTGTATTTTATTGGTGCAGGTCCTGGTGACCCAGATTTAATGACAGTGAAAGCGGTAAAGACCATCGTCTCATGTCAGGTAATTTTGTATGCAGGTTCACTTATCCCGACACAAGTGATTGATAGCGTTAGGGGAACCGCAGAAGCCATTTATGACACGGCAGAAATGCATCTTGATGAGACGACAGCTGTCATAGAAAAAGCCGTTAAAGAAGGCAAAAATGTGGCGCGATTACAATCAGGTGATCCGGCTTTATACGGTGCTATTGGTGAGCAGATTCGACGATTGCAAGCCTTGGGTATTGACTATGAAGTGATTCCGGGCGTCAGTGCGGTTGCGGCTTCTGCCGCCTTATTGAAAAAAGAACTTACCTTATCCGGTGTATCGCAAACTGTAATTATGACGCGATATGAGGGCAAAACGCCTTTTCCTGAACGAGAGCGACTACCAGCATTGGCGCAAAGTGGTGCTACCTTAGCCATTCATCTTGGTATTACGCGCATACATAAAATTGTTGAAGAGCTGATTCCACATTATGGTGAAGATTGTCCCGTTGCTGTGTGCTACCGCACCAGCTGGCCAGATCAGGATTTCGTGACTGGCACTTTAGCCAACATAGTGGCAAAAGTAAGAGCAAAGAAATTTACCCGTACCAGTTTGATTTTAGTAGGTAAGGTGCTAGACACAGAAGACTTTGCCGACTCCTATTTATACGATAAATCTCAGGCGCACATTTTTCGCAAGATTCATCAGACTGAGAAAAACAAAGGATAA
- a CDS encoding sirohydrochlorin chelatase, with translation MSDTTPIKKQGIMICGHGSRDKDAEREFGLVAKGLKDRYPDLPVEYGFLEFSAPNIHMGLDSLIKQGVEEIFAVPGMLFAATHAKNDIPSVLTTYEEKHPGLKVTYGRELGLQADMIEAFQARIYESLGLDPEQPPENLYDTMLVVVGRGTSDTSANAEAAKLTRIVNENMGFGWADTVYSGVTYPSVGMGLEKLLKLGFKRIVVAPYFLFTGRLIKRIQGYVDKVAQANPSVEFVKTPYLNDHPRVIDAFVNRVEEIRQGELQAGEETLMGSFKRRLAAGEVEVHHHHAEFVDPQDDTQGLSQSDHHHTHHHDHSHNHSHSHDHSHSHDHSHFHPHGHDHSHSHAHGHDHSHSHSHGHDHSHSHPHGHDHSHSHPHGHHHSHSHGVYKHIAHPMGPRTMIGEGICCCFMSQFTQDILDEEQDKIDGDCSKTALAHK, from the coding sequence ATGAGCGATACCACTCCAATTAAAAAGCAAGGCATTATGATTTGTGGTCATGGTAGCCGAGATAAGGACGCTGAGCGTGAGTTTGGCTTAGTCGCCAAAGGATTGAAAGATCGTTATCCAGATCTACCGGTTGAATATGGCTTTTTGGAGTTTTCTGCACCCAATATTCACATGGGCTTAGACAGCCTGATTAAACAAGGTGTAGAAGAAATTTTTGCCGTGCCAGGCATGCTGTTTGCGGCGACGCATGCAAAAAACGATATCCCGTCCGTGTTGACTACTTACGAAGAAAAGCATCCGGGTTTGAAGGTCACTTATGGTCGTGAACTTGGCCTACAAGCAGACATGATTGAAGCCTTTCAGGCGCGTATTTATGAATCCTTAGGATTGGATCCTGAACAGCCGCCAGAGAATTTGTACGATACCATGTTGGTTGTGGTTGGACGTGGTACTTCTGATACCTCGGCTAACGCAGAGGCGGCAAAGCTAACCCGTATCGTGAATGAAAATATGGGCTTTGGTTGGGCTGATACCGTGTATTCTGGAGTGACTTACCCATCCGTGGGGATGGGCTTGGAAAAGCTACTGAAACTGGGTTTTAAGCGCATTGTTGTGGCACCGTACTTCTTGTTTACTGGACGTTTAATCAAACGTATTCAAGGCTATGTGGATAAAGTGGCTCAAGCTAACCCAAGTGTTGAGTTTGTAAAAACACCTTATCTTAATGATCATCCGCGAGTGATAGATGCCTTTGTGAACCGAGTAGAAGAGATTCGCCAAGGGGAATTACAGGCGGGTGAAGAGACATTGATGGGATCTTTTAAACGCCGTTTGGCAGCGGGGGAAGTGGAAGTTCATCATCATCACGCCGAATTTGTTGATCCCCAAGATGATACGCAAGGTTTATCTCAATCCGACCATCATCATACGCATCATCATGACCACTCCCATAATCACAGTCACTCACATGATCACAGTCACTCACATGATCACAGTCACTTCCATCCTCATGGGCATGATCACAGCCACTCCCATGCTCATGGGCATGATCACAGCCACTCTCATTCTCATGGGCATGATCACAGCCACTCTCATCCTCATGGGCATGATCACAGTCACTCCCATCCTCATGGGCATCATCATAGCCATTCTCATGGTGTATATAAGCACATTGCTCATCCAATGGGGCCACGAACTATGATAGGTGAGGGGATTTGTTGCTGCTTTATGAGTCAGTTTACGCAAGATATTCTGGATGAAGAGCAGGATAAAATAGATGGGGATTGCAGTAAAACGGCTCTTGCTCATAAGTAA
- a CDS encoding EAL domain-containing protein produces the protein MLDLKKLLTLRGFFSFTFLLLVILSITSLIFVNSDWNVKKVQLIAQSEDVDTFERILPAGQNSSLKAMQKGYQVICRPLQQPDNNLCGLVFVLPKKEGKGFPLDTYQSIAFNISTHSSAENFDGRVRVFVKSYLDETKEAVDYVRDYKFHAVRLDQNGYTQVPLSRFKVETWWEDMHNIPYDLSYVDLSSVHSIEFFIHKLPLQDGEEYQLTVDQLEVFGVYFLKNTLYMMLFYSWLAFCVFFYFIFRYKEAKKIKSKAFIDPDSKLLNMNGFEEKYQKLIGQDVIFYKVKILNWNNLVRNFGMTMSHFVLREIVLKNYVFYRSFFYASARINYDELIFIRRRKALSNEEEKGFINTFTTPVNVVGLGELRLDIKVGASIEKSAPFNSKVVLERTDIAHQSILHRDERIQFFSNEISQQAEERSIIERQLRLALSENAFYLLYMPIFSASKQKIVGVEALLRCNFGDLKNMSPEVYVSVAEEKGLVRDIDFMVINMALNDIANSDFGEDFVISINISSQELLDTSFVDRFKEIVVRAGVEYQRICLEITETFLIEVDAVCVNTIKDLRALGCRLSLDDFGTGYTSFQQLLNFPVDEIKIDRSFIAGMEGQNGYDVIVDSLVSIASSYDYHVVAEGVETKCIFDKLVSKNCDLIQGYYISKPIHLVELAKLNEKIEKREVCF, from the coding sequence ATGCTCGATCTTAAAAAACTTCTTACACTCAGAGGTTTTTTCAGTTTTACCTTTTTGCTACTGGTTATACTCAGTATTACGTCTTTGATCTTTGTGAATTCAGATTGGAATGTAAAAAAAGTACAACTGATAGCACAAAGTGAAGACGTAGACACTTTTGAAAGAATTTTGCCAGCAGGACAAAATTCATCATTGAAGGCCATGCAAAAAGGTTATCAGGTAATCTGTCGTCCTTTACAGCAGCCGGATAATAATTTATGTGGTTTGGTGTTTGTTTTGCCAAAAAAAGAGGGTAAAGGCTTTCCATTAGATACCTATCAATCCATTGCCTTTAATATCTCCACGCATTCATCCGCTGAAAATTTTGATGGACGTGTCAGAGTATTTGTCAAAAGCTATCTTGATGAGACGAAAGAGGCTGTTGATTATGTCCGAGACTATAAATTCCATGCGGTTCGCCTTGATCAAAATGGCTACACCCAGGTGCCGTTATCTCGCTTTAAGGTGGAGACCTGGTGGGAAGATATGCACAATATTCCATATGATCTTTCTTATGTTGATTTAAGTTCCGTTCATAGCATTGAGTTTTTTATTCATAAATTGCCTTTACAAGATGGAGAAGAATACCAACTGACAGTGGATCAGTTAGAAGTGTTTGGTGTGTATTTTCTAAAAAATACATTGTATATGATGCTCTTCTATAGCTGGTTGGCTTTTTGTGTGTTCTTTTACTTTATTTTTCGATACAAAGAAGCAAAGAAGATTAAGTCCAAAGCCTTTATTGACCCAGATTCAAAACTGTTAAATATGAATGGTTTTGAAGAAAAATATCAAAAATTAATTGGTCAAGATGTTATTTTTTATAAAGTCAAAATTCTTAACTGGAACAATTTAGTACGTAATTTTGGCATGACTATGTCACATTTCGTTTTGCGTGAAATAGTACTCAAAAATTACGTTTTCTACCGCAGCTTTTTTTACGCTTCTGCCCGTATCAATTATGATGAATTGATTTTTATTCGTCGTCGTAAGGCTTTGTCCAATGAGGAAGAAAAAGGCTTTATTAATACCTTTACGACCCCTGTTAATGTGGTTGGATTGGGAGAATTACGCTTAGACATCAAGGTAGGCGCTTCGATTGAAAAAAGTGCACCATTTAACAGTAAAGTGGTGTTAGAGCGTACTGATATTGCTCACCAGTCAATTCTTCATAGGGATGAGCGGATTCAATTTTTTAGCAATGAAATCAGTCAGCAAGCCGAAGAAAGATCCATTATTGAAAGGCAACTTCGTTTGGCATTAAGTGAAAACGCTTTTTATCTTCTATACATGCCGATTTTCAGTGCTTCAAAACAGAAAATTGTTGGTGTTGAAGCGTTGTTACGATGCAATTTTGGCGATCTGAAAAACATGTCTCCTGAGGTTTATGTTTCAGTTGCTGAAGAAAAGGGTCTTGTTCGTGATATTGATTTTATGGTGATTAACATGGCACTGAATGATATTGCTAATTCAGACTTTGGTGAAGATTTTGTCATTTCTATCAATATTTCTTCACAAGAATTACTCGATACTTCTTTCGTTGATCGCTTTAAAGAAATTGTTGTGCGCGCGGGGGTCGAATATCAGCGGATTTGTTTGGAGATTACTGAAACTTTCTTAATTGAAGTGGATGCAGTTTGTGTTAATACCATTAAGGATTTGAGGGCACTAGGATGTCGTCTGTCCTTGGATGATTTTGGTACAGGTTATACTTCCTTTCAGCAGTTGCTTAATTTTCCAGTGGATGAGATTAAAATTGATAGGAGTTTTATTGCTGGCATGGAAGGGCAAAATGGCTATGACGTGATAGTGGATTCGTTAGTGTCTATTGCCAGCTCATATGATTATCACGTCGTTGCGGAAGGTGTGGAGACTAAGTGTATTTTTGATAAATTAGTCAGTAAAAACTGTGATCTGATTCAAGGCTATTACATATCTAAGCCAATTCATCTTGTGGAATTGGCCAAGTTGAATGAAAAGATAGAAAAGAGAGAAGTTTGCTTTTAA